The proteins below are encoded in one region of Tolumonas auensis DSM 9187:
- a CDS encoding sigma-70 family RNA polymerase sigma factor, with protein METANLDLTALLLQVATQRSKAAYSQLFHYFAPRIRHYGLRHLRSEARAMELVQETLLAVWQKAALYHPEKGAPTTWIYTVMRNQCFDMLRRQQVSKEDLVAEDIWPVLEYQAVEDDKNDPGENEILTRQLAHYLHLLPAAQQEVVRSVYLQDQTLQEIADRLQIPLGTIKSRLRLGLAKLREQIEQEHEHD; from the coding sequence ATGGAAACCGCAAACCTCGATCTCACCGCATTACTGTTACAGGTGGCGACGCAGCGCAGTAAAGCTGCATATAGCCAGCTGTTCCACTATTTCGCTCCCCGTATCCGGCATTATGGTCTGCGTCATTTGCGTTCTGAAGCCCGGGCGATGGAACTGGTGCAGGAGACGTTGCTGGCTGTATGGCAAAAAGCAGCACTTTATCATCCGGAAAAAGGTGCGCCGACGACCTGGATTTATACGGTCATGCGTAATCAGTGTTTCGATATGCTGCGTCGTCAGCAGGTTTCCAAAGAAGATCTCGTGGCGGAAGATATCTGGCCAGTACTGGAATATCAGGCTGTTGAAGACGATAAAAATGATCCCGGCGAGAATGAAATTCTGACCCGTCAGCTGGCGCATTATCTGCACTTATTACCAGCTGCGCAGCAGGAAGTGGTTCGGAGTGTTTATCTGCAGGATCAAACGCTGCAGGAGATTGCGGATCGGCTGCAGATTCCGCTCGGTACGATTAAATCAAGATTACGGTTAGGGTTAGCTAAATTACGTGAACAGATTGAGCAGGAGCACGAGCATGATTAA
- a CDS encoding SPOR domain-containing protein: MTRDYVRSSRPAKRKPASRGTGTGRGSSHNTSAPFPLVRALLALTLVIGFGVFLYHISGSSGETDTAANSLADAQAPVPIEQQRPAKEEFDYMQILQNKEVPVELPDGQVISDPSKDPQLLQYQQKMQEMLRAQQERAKLLAQQQNGQLPAGQLPADSTALTQMAMSQTQAPPTVRSQTPAKTTANGTTATTAQRATDAPAQAANPRKPRSFADVIAKESAGNSKPAAAPVTKTASQERDEALAMFGKPRPYAADSTVTASRNVATTTTNKRFMMQCGAFRTADQASTLQSRIAVQGQNAQVRKGSSAAGTWHRVILGPYSSRATAEQSLSRLKGAGTVQSCTIYAQ, translated from the coding sequence ATGACCCGGGATTATGTACGCAGCTCACGACCTGCCAAACGCAAACCGGCAAGCAGGGGCACCGGTACAGGCCGGGGAAGCAGTCATAACACCAGCGCACCATTCCCTCTGGTGCGCGCGCTGCTGGCACTGACGCTGGTCATTGGCTTTGGGGTTTTTCTGTACCATATCAGCGGTTCATCCGGTGAAACGGATACAGCAGCAAACTCACTGGCCGATGCGCAGGCACCTGTTCCGATTGAACAACAACGGCCGGCCAAAGAAGAATTTGACTACATGCAAATCCTGCAAAACAAGGAAGTGCCGGTCGAATTGCCTGATGGCCAGGTGATCAGTGATCCAAGTAAAGATCCGCAACTGTTGCAGTATCAGCAAAAAATGCAGGAAATGCTGCGGGCGCAGCAGGAACGAGCAAAACTACTGGCACAGCAACAAAATGGCCAGTTACCTGCCGGGCAGCTACCGGCTGACAGTACGGCGCTGACACAAATGGCCATGAGTCAGACACAGGCACCACCGACAGTCAGAAGCCAGACCCCGGCGAAGACAACTGCAAACGGCACCACAGCAACAACTGCCCAACGCGCCACAGATGCGCCGGCTCAGGCAGCGAATCCGCGGAAGCCACGCTCTTTTGCCGATGTGATCGCGAAGGAATCAGCCGGAAACAGCAAACCAGCCGCAGCGCCGGTCACTAAAACCGCTTCTCAGGAACGTGATGAAGCACTGGCCATGTTCGGTAAACCGCGCCCTTACGCTGCTGACAGCACCGTGACAGCAAGCCGTAATGTTGCCACAACGACCACGAACAAACGCTTTATGATGCAGTGTGGTGCTTTCCGTACTGCAGATCAGGCCAGCACGCTGCAATCGCGTATTGCCGTACAGGGTCAGAACGCACAGGTCCGTAAAGGCAGTAGTGCCGCCGGGACCTGGCATCGCGTTATCCTGGGTCCATACAGCAGCCGTGCAACCGCTGAACAGTCACTTTCCCGCCTGAAAGGTGCCGGGACTGTGCAAAGCTGCACGATCTACGCGCAATAG
- a CDS encoding DedA family protein, which yields MEWLHLIVDFVLHIDVHLQELFTTYGIWVYGILFLIIFSETGFVVTPFLPGDSLLFAAGALVAATQGTPESMDIHVLVFLLITAAVTGNILNYAVGHFFGEKLFQNPNSKIFRKDQLDKTHAFFEKHGGKTIIITRFIPIIRTFSPFVAGMGAMTYKRFMAFNLIGGALWVMSFAYAGFEFGQQEFVRKNFTLLMMGIIVVSLLPMVIHAIRAKFAPQSKA from the coding sequence ATGGAATGGTTACATCTGATCGTCGATTTTGTGCTGCATATCGATGTGCATCTGCAAGAACTTTTCACTACCTATGGCATCTGGGTCTACGGCATTCTTTTTCTGATTATTTTCAGTGAGACCGGCTTTGTTGTGACGCCGTTCCTGCCAGGTGATTCTCTGCTGTTTGCGGCCGGGGCGCTGGTTGCTGCAACACAGGGCACACCGGAATCGATGGACATCCATGTCTTGGTGTTCTTACTCATCACCGCTGCGGTAACCGGTAATATCCTTAACTATGCGGTGGGGCATTTCTTTGGAGAGAAGTTGTTCCAGAACCCGAACTCCAAAATCTTCAGAAAAGATCAATTGGATAAAACCCATGCGTTTTTTGAAAAACACGGCGGTAAAACTATTATCATCACCCGTTTCATCCCGATCATCCGCACCTTTTCTCCGTTTGTCGCGGGAATGGGCGCAATGACCTACAAACGATTTATGGCGTTCAATCTGATCGGTGGTGCGTTATGGGTGATGTCATTTGCTTACGCCGGATTTGAATTCGGTCAGCAGGAGTTTGTGCGTAAAAACTTCACCCTGCTGATGATGGGTATCATCGTTGTGTCTCTGTTGCCTATGGTTATTCACGCAATCCGCGCTAAATTTGCGCCGCAGTCTAAAGCTTAA
- the argS gene encoding arginine--tRNA ligase, whose amino-acid sequence MKAQIQQLLEQTVSSLKAAALIPVELEPRIQVDNTKDKAHGDLATNLAMLLAKPAGKNPRELAQLIIEHLPASTLVARAEIAGPGFINFFLDSAWLAKQIEAIAASPKAEVKAAAPAQTIVLDYSAPNVAKEMAVHHIRSTVIGDAVTRTMEFLGHHVIRANHIGDWGTQFGMLIAYLEKVQNEQASELELSDLEAFYREAKKHYDEDEVFAERARGYVVKLQGGDEYCRAMWKKLVDITMAQNQIIYDRLNVSLSEKDVMGESLYNPMLRTVVEDLQAKGLAVESEGALVVYLDEIKGKDGEAMAVIIQKRDGGFLYATTDIACAKYRVETLKADRVLYFIDSRQHQHLQQAWMIARKAGYVPEQVSLEHHAFGMMLGKDGKPFKTRTGGTVKLSELLDEAELRAGALIAEKSADLPEAEKAKVIHAVAMGAVKYADLSKNRTTDYIFDWDNMLTFEGNTAPYLQYAYTRIQSIFRRVGDEAQPGPVQITAPAEETLAQKLLQFNDVVHNVAQKGMPHLLCTYLYELSGCFMSFYEACPINKEGVTAAEKGSRLTLCQATAKTLTLGLSLLGIETLERM is encoded by the coding sequence ATGAAAGCACAGATCCAACAACTCCTTGAACAAACCGTATCCAGCCTGAAAGCTGCCGCATTAATTCCGGTTGAATTAGAACCGCGCATTCAGGTCGATAACACCAAAGACAAGGCGCATGGCGATCTGGCCACCAATCTGGCGATGCTGCTGGCGAAACCCGCCGGAAAAAATCCGCGCGAACTGGCACAACTGATCATTGAACATCTGCCGGCCTCTACCCTGGTCGCAAGAGCTGAAATCGCAGGTCCGGGCTTTATCAACTTCTTCCTGGACAGCGCCTGGCTGGCAAAACAGATCGAAGCGATCGCCGCCAGCCCGAAAGCCGAAGTGAAAGCGGCTGCTCCGGCACAAACCATTGTATTGGATTACTCAGCACCGAACGTGGCCAAAGAAATGGCCGTGCACCACATCCGTTCGACGGTGATTGGTGATGCCGTTACCCGGACGATGGAGTTTTTAGGCCATCATGTGATCCGGGCGAACCACATCGGCGACTGGGGTACCCAGTTCGGTATGCTGATCGCCTATCTGGAAAAAGTACAGAATGAGCAGGCCAGTGAACTGGAACTGTCCGATCTGGAAGCGTTCTATCGTGAAGCCAAGAAACACTATGACGAAGATGAAGTGTTTGCTGAACGTGCCCGTGGTTATGTGGTGAAGCTACAGGGCGGTGATGAATATTGCCGTGCGATGTGGAAGAAACTGGTCGACATTACCATGGCACAAAACCAGATCATCTATGATCGCCTGAATGTCAGTCTGAGCGAAAAAGATGTGATGGGTGAAAGCCTGTATAACCCGATGCTGAGAACGGTCGTTGAAGATCTTCAGGCAAAAGGGCTCGCGGTAGAAAGTGAAGGCGCACTCGTTGTTTATCTTGATGAAATCAAAGGTAAAGACGGCGAAGCAATGGCGGTTATCATACAGAAACGCGATGGCGGTTTCCTCTATGCGACAACCGATATAGCCTGTGCCAAATACCGTGTTGAAACGCTGAAAGCCGACCGCGTCCTCTATTTCATCGACTCCCGCCAGCACCAGCATCTGCAGCAAGCCTGGATGATTGCGCGTAAAGCCGGTTATGTACCGGAGCAGGTTTCTCTGGAACACCACGCCTTCGGCATGATGCTGGGTAAAGATGGCAAACCATTCAAAACCCGGACAGGCGGCACCGTTAAATTGTCAGAACTGCTGGACGAAGCAGAACTTCGCGCCGGTGCCCTGATCGCGGAAAAATCAGCTGACCTGCCGGAAGCTGAAAAAGCGAAAGTGATTCATGCGGTCGCGATGGGTGCGGTGAAATATGCCGATTTATCGAAAAACCGGACCACAGATTACATCTTCGACTGGGACAACATGCTGACCTTCGAAGGCAATACTGCGCCATATCTGCAATACGCTTACACCCGTATTCAGTCGATCTTCCGCCGTGTTGGTGATGAAGCGCAGCCAGGCCCGGTACAAATCACTGCACCAGCGGAAGAGACACTGGCGCAGAAACTGCTGCAGTTCAATGATGTCGTACATAACGTGGCCCAGAAAGGGATGCCACATCTGCTGTGTACTTACCTGTATGAACTGTCTGGTTGTTTCATGAGTTTCTACGAAGCCTGCCCAATCAACAAAGAAGGCGTAACCGCTGCAGAAAAAGGCAGCCGCCTGACTTTGTGCCAGGCTACAGCGAAAACATTAACGCTGGGTCTGTCTTTGCTGGGTATTGAGACACTGGAGCGCATGTAA
- a CDS encoding LON peptidase substrate-binding domain-containing protein: MQLAIFPLRINILPDGVLPLCIFEPRYVRMIAESSRRGMGLCLLGKALDGGFSLLLTVGTRIEIIDFDQLTNGLLTVTMKGVERFRIHSMEVEPDGLLCAEVQVLPEWQHAPLQPEQHILAEKLGQLFHEHPNYAAYYPTPHWADACWVVQRWLEVLPLEAEEKFNLMVSNDYHDALHFLLQAVQEEDAAVRQH, encoded by the coding sequence ATGCAACTGGCTATATTTCCTTTACGTATCAACATATTACCTGATGGCGTGTTGCCGCTGTGCATTTTTGAACCACGCTATGTACGCATGATTGCGGAATCATCCCGGCGTGGAATGGGCTTATGTCTACTGGGTAAAGCGCTGGATGGTGGTTTTTCGCTGTTGCTGACGGTTGGTACCCGGATCGAAATCATCGATTTTGATCAGCTCACAAATGGCCTGCTCACTGTCACCATGAAGGGTGTGGAGCGGTTCCGTATCCACTCGATGGAGGTGGAACCAGACGGTTTGCTGTGCGCAGAGGTACAGGTTTTACCTGAATGGCAACATGCGCCGTTGCAACCGGAACAGCATATTCTGGCGGAAAAGCTGGGGCAGCTATTTCATGAACATCCGAACTATGCGGCCTACTATCCAACGCCACATTGGGCCGATGCCTGTTGGGTTGTGCAACGCTGGCTGGAGGTGTTACCACTGGAAGCCGAAGAGAAATTCAATCTGATGGTCAGTAATGATTATCACGATGCCCTGCATTTCCTGTTGCAGGCAGTACAGGAAGAAGATGCGGCAGTGCGCCAGCACTGA
- a CDS encoding 1-acylglycerol-3-phosphate O-acyltransferase, producing the protein MLKVLRILVLAVLVLIWFVIGLVICLVRPRHRNNVYLLARMLNWGCWVFGVKVRRVIPDECRHIESAVYVGNHQTNYDIMVMTGCVMPGVVAVGKKSLAWVPLFGQLFYLSGNILIDRARRSRAVDTIRQVVAKIKQRRISVWMYPEGTRSQGRGMIPFKTGAFHTAIQAGVPLVPIICSSYVGQIDLNRWDNGEILIEMLPPVDSQQWNRATVKECSDTIRALMEAKLADLDARVKKPQ; encoded by the coding sequence ATGCTGAAAGTATTACGTATTCTGGTATTAGCGGTGCTGGTACTGATCTGGTTTGTGATTGGATTAGTGATTTGTCTGGTTCGTCCGCGTCATCGCAATAATGTCTACCTGCTGGCTCGTATGCTGAACTGGGGCTGCTGGGTGTTCGGGGTTAAAGTCAGACGGGTGATTCCGGATGAATGCCGGCACATTGAGTCTGCGGTCTATGTGGGTAATCATCAGACCAATTATGACATCATGGTCATGACCGGTTGTGTGATGCCGGGTGTGGTTGCGGTCGGCAAGAAGAGTCTGGCGTGGGTACCGCTATTTGGTCAGCTGTTTTACCTGAGCGGTAATATTCTGATTGATCGGGCCCGTCGTAGCCGCGCGGTAGATACGATCCGTCAGGTCGTCGCTAAAATCAAGCAACGCCGGATCTCCGTCTGGATGTACCCTGAGGGTACCCGTTCCCAAGGTCGTGGCATGATCCCGTTTAAAACCGGCGCGTTCCATACCGCTATTCAGGCGGGTGTGCCGCTGGTACCGATCATCTGTTCCAGTTATGTCGGGCAAATTGATCTGAATCGCTGGGATAACGGTGAAATTCTGATTGAAATGCTGCCACCGGTGGATTCTCAGCAATGGAACCGGGCAACAGTGAAAGAGTGCAGTGATACTATCCGGGCGCTGATGGAAGCCAAACTGGCTGATCTGGATGCCCGCGTGAAAAAACCGCAATAA
- a CDS encoding AEC family transporter, whose amino-acid sequence MQPADVNQQFLLSICIILLGYLAKRTRYLTEKEGESIAKLIFNITLPALVINVFSTLPLQPQLALLPVLGFAANAVLCICILFIFRNHPRNIRGMMGMSLAGANIGLFAYPLVEAIWGKQGLTYMAMYDLGNSYMVFLVCYTVGAYFSGEKPLSWRQLLHSVVRSIPVMASLLALSINLLGIPLPDLVLETTGVISKANMPLSLLLLGMYLNFSFPADQRKLLLQALCSKYIIGGTLGGLLFWLLPYDALFRHSLLLAGVLPLPTMVLTYAVVFGYDRRMTGAMLNASVIISILLSWLVFHFSTLS is encoded by the coding sequence ATGCAACCTGCTGACGTTAACCAACAGTTCCTGCTTTCTATCTGTATTATTTTGCTCGGTTATCTCGCCAAGCGAACCCGTTATCTGACCGAGAAAGAAGGCGAATCGATAGCCAAGCTGATATTCAATATCACGCTGCCGGCGCTGGTGATTAATGTCTTTTCTACCTTGCCACTGCAGCCGCAGTTAGCCTTACTACCGGTATTAGGCTTTGCGGCTAATGCCGTGCTCTGTATCTGTATTCTGTTTATATTCCGCAATCACCCGCGGAATATTCGCGGCATGATGGGGATGTCACTGGCGGGGGCGAATATCGGCTTGTTTGCTTATCCTCTGGTTGAGGCTATCTGGGGTAAACAGGGGCTGACCTATATGGCCATGTACGATCTGGGTAATTCGTATATGGTGTTTTTGGTCTGCTATACCGTCGGTGCTTATTTCTCGGGAGAAAAGCCCTTAAGCTGGCGTCAGTTGCTGCATTCGGTTGTGCGTTCCATACCGGTGATGGCCAGTCTGCTGGCGTTGTCGATTAATCTCTTAGGGATCCCGCTGCCGGATCTGGTCCTGGAAACGACAGGTGTCATCTCTAAGGCGAACATGCCGTTGAGTTTGCTTTTGCTGGGCATGTATCTCAATTTTTCCTTTCCGGCAGACCAGCGCAAACTGTTGCTGCAGGCGTTATGCAGCAAATATATTATTGGTGGTACCTTAGGCGGCCTGTTGTTCTGGCTGTTGCCTTATGATGCCTTATTCCGGCACTCCTTGTTGCTGGCGGGTGTATTACCATTGCCGACGATGGTGCTGACCTACGCGGTGGTTTTTGGTTATGACCGCCGGATGACCGGCGCCATGCTGAATGCTTCAGTGATTATCAGTATTTTATTAAGCTGGCTGGTGTTTCATTTTTCGACCCTGAGTTAG
- the hslU gene encoding HslU--HslV peptidase ATPase subunit, whose protein sequence is MSEMTPREIVHELDRHIIGQAEAKRAVAIALRNRWRRMQLSNELRQEVAPKNILMIGPTGVGKTEIARRLAKLANAPFIKVEATKFTEVGYVGKEVDTIIRDLTDMALKMMREQEMEKVRFRAHEAAEERVLDVLLPPARSNWGEAEKSETGTHTRQIFRKKLREGELDDKEIEIDVAAPQMGVEIMAPPGMEEMTNQLQGLFQNMSAGNTHKRKLKVKDALKQLVEEEAGRLLNPEELKEKTIHAVENNGIVFIDEFDKICKRGESSGPDVSREGVQRDLLPLIEGCTVNTKHGMVRTDHILFIASGAFQIAKPSDLIPELQGRLPIRVELKNLTVDDFERILTEPNASLTEQYQALMATEQVKIEFTAEGIRSIAEAAWQVNERTENIGARRLHTVLEKLMEDISYDAADNAGQLFSIDAEYVNRYLGALIEDEDLSRFIL, encoded by the coding sequence ATGTCTGAAATGACTCCGAGAGAAATTGTCCACGAGCTTGATCGTCATATCATTGGTCAGGCCGAAGCCAAACGCGCCGTTGCGATTGCACTGCGTAACCGCTGGCGCCGTATGCAGCTCAGTAATGAGTTGCGTCAGGAAGTCGCACCGAAAAATATTCTGATGATTGGCCCGACCGGGGTTGGTAAAACCGAGATTGCCCGTCGTCTGGCCAAACTGGCCAATGCGCCATTTATCAAAGTCGAAGCGACCAAATTCACTGAAGTCGGTTATGTCGGTAAAGAAGTCGATACCATCATCCGTGATCTGACCGATATGGCACTGAAGATGATGCGTGAGCAGGAAATGGAGAAGGTTCGTTTCCGTGCCCATGAAGCTGCTGAAGAGCGTGTGCTGGATGTATTACTGCCACCTGCGCGTTCTAACTGGGGTGAAGCCGAGAAATCCGAAACCGGTACGCATACCCGCCAGATCTTCCGCAAAAAATTGCGTGAAGGCGAACTGGACGATAAAGAGATCGAGATTGATGTCGCGGCACCGCAGATGGGCGTAGAAATCATGGCGCCGCCGGGTATGGAAGAGATGACCAACCAGTTGCAGGGTCTGTTCCAGAATATGTCGGCTGGCAATACCCATAAACGCAAACTGAAAGTTAAAGATGCGCTGAAGCAACTGGTGGAAGAAGAAGCCGGACGTTTGCTGAACCCGGAAGAGCTGAAAGAAAAGACCATTCATGCCGTGGAAAACAACGGTATCGTCTTTATCGATGAGTTCGACAAGATCTGCAAACGCGGCGAAAGCAGCGGCCCGGATGTTTCCCGTGAAGGCGTACAACGCGATTTGCTACCGCTGATCGAAGGTTGTACCGTTAACACCAAACACGGCATGGTGCGTACTGACCATATCCTGTTTATCGCCTCCGGTGCATTCCAGATCGCGAAACCATCCGATCTGATCCCGGAACTGCAAGGTCGTCTGCCAATTCGCGTTGAGCTGAAAAACCTGACCGTCGATGATTTCGAACGCATTCTGACTGAGCCGAACGCCTCGCTGACTGAGCAATATCAGGCACTGATGGCGACCGAGCAGGTGAAAATTGAATTCACCGCGGAAGGTATTCGCAGCATTGCGGAAGCGGCCTGGCAGGTTAACGAACGCACAGAGAATATCGGTGCCCGTCGTCTGCATACCGTGCTGGAAAAGCTGATGGAAGATATTTCTTATGATGCGGCCGATAATGCCGGGCAACTGTTCAGCATTGATGCTGAATATGTTAACCGCTACCTCGGTGCATTGATCGAAGATGAAGATTTGAGTCGTTTTATTCTGTAA
- the hslV gene encoding ATP-dependent protease subunit HslV, producing the protein MTTIVSVRRNGQVVIGGDGQVSLGNTVMKGNARKVHRLYNGKVLAGFAGGTADAFTLLERFEAKLQAHQGNLERAAVALAKEWRTDRALRRLEALLAVADAQRSFIITGNGDVVQPENDLIAIGSGGAFAQSAARALLENTELSAEEIVKKALTIAGDICVFTNSFHTIEVLEYPTVTPV; encoded by the coding sequence GTGACTACAATCGTTTCTGTTCGGCGCAATGGCCAGGTGGTAATTGGTGGCGATGGTCAGGTTTCTCTTGGCAACACCGTCATGAAAGGCAATGCCCGCAAAGTTCACCGTCTCTATAACGGCAAAGTACTGGCTGGTTTTGCCGGCGGTACGGCCGATGCCTTTACGCTCCTGGAGCGTTTCGAAGCCAAACTGCAGGCGCATCAGGGAAATCTGGAACGTGCTGCGGTCGCATTAGCCAAAGAGTGGCGTACCGACCGCGCATTACGCCGGCTGGAAGCACTGCTGGCTGTCGCTGATGCACAGCGCTCTTTCATCATTACCGGTAACGGCGATGTTGTGCAGCCGGAAAATGATCTGATCGCCATCGGCTCCGGCGGCGCGTTCGCGCAATCTGCCGCCCGTGCACTGTTGGAAAACACCGAGCTTTCTGCTGAAGAGATTGTAAAAAAAGCACTGACTATCGCGGGTGATATCTGTGTCTTTACGAATAGTTTCCATACTATCGAAGTACTGGAATACCCTACCGTTACACCTGTTTAA
- a CDS encoding 3-phenylpropionate MFS transporter, whose amino-acid sequence MSPYPWLALNLSAIYLVLGIFSPFWGVWLESVGLQSEQIGLLLGIGFAMRLCGSLVIMRQAKRAERLIPIARLLVWGGLLSFAGFYLSSQFWVVLLFTLLINFVYPTLLPLSDAVAARMVIQVNLDYGNVRLWGSAAFIVGATLIGFVIEHLGPAWILHCIVLCLLLAGFCIHAPMSPAPRTIGEENESHGYGMLLRNKAFLNFLGIEALIFGSHAAYNSFSAIYWHSQGFAASTISVLWTTGVVFEIIMFAASRRLLANWSPERLLCWAAIGAVIRWVTIGTTLDLWLLFPAQALHAFTYTLAHLGAMRYLAQRLPREAIISGQTLYSAIGQSLSLALFTVLSGIMYRHMQQDVFLVMAVIVLPAFYLIWRVRHTAVALPAQ is encoded by the coding sequence ATGTCTCCTTATCCTTGGTTAGCGCTGAATTTGTCAGCCATCTATTTAGTTCTTGGTATCTTTTCGCCGTTCTGGGGCGTCTGGCTGGAATCAGTCGGTTTGCAGTCAGAACAGATTGGTCTGCTGCTGGGGATCGGATTCGCGATGCGGTTGTGCGGTAGTCTGGTGATCATGCGGCAGGCTAAACGTGCTGAGCGGCTTATTCCGATTGCCCGCTTGCTGGTTTGGGGCGGGTTGCTCAGTTTTGCTGGTTTTTATCTCTCATCGCAGTTCTGGGTTGTGCTGCTGTTCACGCTGTTGATCAATTTTGTTTATCCGACATTGTTACCGTTAAGTGATGCAGTGGCGGCCAGAATGGTCATTCAGGTAAATCTGGATTACGGTAATGTCCGTTTGTGGGGTTCCGCGGCGTTTATCGTCGGGGCAACCCTGATCGGATTTGTGATTGAACATCTCGGGCCGGCGTGGATCCTTCACTGTATTGTTCTGTGCTTACTGCTGGCCGGTTTTTGTATTCATGCACCGATGAGTCCGGCACCGCGTACGATCGGTGAAGAGAATGAAAGTCATGGCTATGGCATGTTACTGCGCAATAAAGCGTTCCTGAATTTTCTGGGTATCGAAGCGCTGATTTTTGGCAGCCATGCGGCTTATAACAGTTTCAGTGCGATCTACTGGCACTCGCAGGGATTTGCTGCTTCGACCATCAGTGTACTCTGGACCACCGGGGTGGTGTTTGAAATTATCATGTTTGCTGCCAGCCGTCGTTTACTGGCCAACTGGTCACCGGAACGGTTGCTTTGCTGGGCGGCTATCGGGGCGGTGATCCGCTGGGTAACGATTGGTACCACGCTTGACCTGTGGTTGCTGTTTCCGGCGCAGGCTCTGCATGCATTCACCTACACACTGGCTCATTTGGGTGCAATGCGGTATCTGGCCCAACGATTGCCGCGGGAAGCGATCATTTCCGGCCAGACGCTCTATTCGGCGATTGGCCAGTCATTGTCTCTGGCGCTGTTCACGGTATTGAGCGGGATCATGTACCGCCATATGCAGCAAGATGTTTTTCTGGTGATGGCAGTGATTGTTCTGCCCGCGTTTTATCTGATTTGGCGGGTACGGCATACGGCCGTTGCCTTGCCTGCACAGTGA
- a CDS encoding ChrR family anti-sigma-E factor, with protein sequence MINFHPDNALLAAYAADTLPLTMTLAVAIHVEFCPACAQRVAELERKLAENILLAAPVSPADELQFDDMLSYILQQPESAALQPMTEPTIEIQGQVFWLPRALRRLARQNWQQMGNIGRSRLLLDEQSTGRASLMYLSAGAAVPRHVHKGMELTLPISGAFRDEFGEYIPGDFILRDSQVTHQPQSKEGCLCFALLDAPVQFTQGLPRLLNNFGELLY encoded by the coding sequence ATGATTAACTTTCATCCTGATAATGCTCTGCTGGCCGCGTATGCCGCGGATACACTGCCATTAACGATGACACTGGCCGTCGCCATTCATGTGGAGTTTTGTCCTGCCTGTGCACAACGGGTGGCAGAGCTGGAACGTAAACTGGCGGAAAATATATTGCTCGCCGCGCCGGTATCTCCCGCCGACGAACTGCAGTTCGACGATATGCTGTCGTATATTCTGCAGCAGCCGGAATCAGCGGCATTGCAACCGATGACGGAACCGACGATTGAAATTCAGGGACAGGTCTTCTGGTTACCGCGTGCTTTGCGCCGTCTAGCCCGTCAGAACTGGCAGCAGATGGGCAATATTGGCCGTAGCCGTTTACTGCTGGATGAACAATCGACCGGTCGTGCCAGCCTGATGTATCTTTCCGCCGGTGCTGCTGTGCCCCGGCACGTGCATAAGGGCATGGAGCTGACGCTGCCGATCAGTGGTGCGTTCCGGGATGAGTTTGGCGAGTATATTCCGGGTGATTTCATTCTGCGCGATAGTCAGGTTACGCATCAGCCACAGTCGAAAGAGGGTTGCCTCTGCTTCGCGCTGCTGGATGCACCGGTGCAGTTCACGCAGGGTTTGCCGCGGTTACTGAATAATTTTGGTGAGTTGCTGTATTAA
- a CDS encoding DUF2960 domain-containing protein — translation MALKISYSYKGQPRLIQYANDKYHDIYEAIAAEEGVDLRAYLAMERQLASLTKKVGAVKDFRDNKFLEFGFNDIKVIKE, via the coding sequence ATGGCGTTAAAAATTAGTTACAGCTACAAAGGTCAGCCACGTTTGATTCAATACGCGAATGACAAATACCACGATATTTATGAAGCTATTGCCGCGGAAGAGGGCGTTGATCTGCGCGCTTATCTGGCGATGGAGCGGCAGCTGGCCTCTTTGACCAAAAAAGTCGGTGCAGTGAAAGATTTTCGTGATAACAAATTCCTGGAATTTGGTTTCAACGATATCAAAGTTATTAAAGAATAA